In a genomic window of Salminus brasiliensis chromosome 12, fSalBra1.hap2, whole genome shotgun sequence:
- the antkmt gene encoding adenine nucleotide translocase lysine N-methyltransferase — MEDDAQDEMLVQFKEKRLGGWGILQLTAGTGLAVYAMWAGVLMPGFRRVPLKLQVPYMPASKKQVGNVMSLLKGRSGGFADLGSGDGRIVLEASRQGFSPAVGYELNPWLLRLSRFYAWKAGYYGSVSYRREDLWKVDLSGYRNISVFLAPSVLTLLQEKLLVELPEDALIITGRFPFPDWKPCRIEGQGVDRAWAYSIEAVRKQNQSKDIKSTEQSS, encoded by the exons ATGGAGGATGACGCACAGGACGAGATGCTTGTGCAATTCAAAGAAAAGCGCCTGGGAGGATGGGGCATCCTGCAGCTGACAGCAGGGACAGGACTGGCCGTCTACGCCATGTGGGCCGGAGTTTTGATGCCAGGCTTTCGCAGAGTGCCTCTTAAACTGCAG GTGCCATATATGCCAGCTAGTAAAAAACAAGTGGGAAATGTAATGTCTCTGCTAAAGGGCCGCTCTGGAGGTTTTGCTGACTTGGGATCAGGTGATGGTAGGATT GTTTTAGAGGCAAGCCGGCAAGGCTTCTCTCCTGCTGTAGGCTATGAGTTGAACCCCTGGCTCCTCCGGCTTTCACGTTTTTATGCGTGGAAAGCCGGCTACTATGGAAGCGTCTCCTACCGGAGGGAGGACCTATGGAAG GTTGATCTTTCCGGATATAGGAATATCTCTGTGTTCTTGGCACCAAGCGTG CTTACACTTTTACAAGAGAAGTTGCTGGTCGAGCTCCCTGAAGATGCTTTGATCATTACTGGACGCTTCCCCTTCCCTGACTGGAAGCCTTGCAGGATAGAGGGTCAGGGCGTGGACAGAGCCTGGGCGTATTCCATAGAAGCAGTCAGAAAACAGAACCAATCCAAGGACATCAAATCAACTGAGCAGAGCAGCTGA